The Coffea arabica cultivar ET-39 chromosome 3c, Coffea Arabica ET-39 HiFi, whole genome shotgun sequence genome contains a region encoding:
- the LOC113700935 gene encoding AAA-ATPase At3g50940-like has product MPSNIQIPSTKAIISAAASVTATAMLIRSFANDIIPQEFRHFFFTKVHQLFTAFSNEVILAIDEFDGLGQNQLFKAVEVYLGSILSPSTKRLRATLPQKEKKINVCMESNEELTQRFNGIQLKWRMVREQIQPRYVTMPGDYNSTMISEHRYYELIFHKKHKEMVIGEYLPYVLERSKAVEVEKKTLKLFMLGNDRMMGHRGNPWQSVNLDHPATFDTLAMDTDDKKMVINDLENFVRRKELYRKVGKAWKRGYLLFGPPGTGKSSLIAAIANYLKFDIYDLELTDIRTNSDLRRYLISTANQSILVVEDIDCSIELTNNRPKASRAPMHPHQYGQENRVTLSGLLNFIDGLWSSCGDERIIVFTTNHKDKLDPALLRPGRMDVHIYMSYCTPCGFKLLASNYLGITDHPLFLVVEQLMKVTKVTPAEVGEQLLKNGEPETALKGLIEFLEEKRKNVEFENHKSNQQAPEAAVPLELEEEGGNEGEANVISLEAIKDLVKMNKVSSDEVQVIKKDEADIILRGLIQLLLEKKETQVLKIDSGSSAEKLSLT; this is encoded by the exons ATGCCTTCAAACATCCAAATACCATCAACTAAAGCAATCATCTCTGCTGCTGCCTCTGTAACTGCCACAGCCATGCTTATTAGGTCCTTCGCCAATGATATCATCCCCCAGGAGTTCAGACACTTCTTCTTCACCAAAGTTCACCAGCTTTTCACAGCATTCTCCAATGAAGTCATCTTAGCCATCGATGAATTCGATGGCCTCGGCCAAAATCAACTCTTCAAGGCTGTAGAAGTTTACTTGGGATCCATTCTAAGTCCGTCCACCAAAAGGCTTCGAGCCACGTTgcctcaaaaagaaaagaaaatcaacgtTTGCATGGAAAGCAATGAAGAACTCACCCAACGATTTAACGGCATCCAGCTAAAATGGAGGATGGTTCGTGAGCAGATTCAACCGAGATACGTTACGATGCCTGGTGACTACAATTCAACTATGATATCTGAACACCGGtattatgaattaatctttCACAAGAAGCATAAGGAAATGGTTATTGGTGAGTACTTGCCTTATGTTTTGGAAAGATCCAAGGCTGTTGAAGTTGAAAAGAAGACACTGAAATTGTTTATGTTGGGAAATGATCGGATGATGGGACATAGGGGTAATCCGTGGCAATCAGTTAATCTTGACCATCCAGCCACATTTGACACGTTGGCGATGGATACAGATGATAAAAAGATGGTTATCAATGATCTTGAGAACTTTGTCCGAAGGAAAGAGCTTTATAGGAAAGTTGGGAAGGCATGGAAAAGAGGGTATTTGCTGTTTGGGCCACCAGGAACAGGGAAATCAAGTTTGATTGCAGCCATCgccaattatttaaaatttgatatCTATGACTTGGAGCTCACTGATATCAGGACCAACTCTGATCTGAGAAGGTATCTGATTTCAACAGCTAATCAGTCGATACTCGTCGTGGAGGACATTGATTGCTCGATTGAGCTCACGAACAACCGGCCAAAAGCATCAAGGGCACCTATGCACCCTCACCAATATGGTCAAGAAAACAGG GTTACCTTGTCTGGATTGCTGAACTTCATTGATGGACTATGGTCGAGCTGTGGGGATGAGCGCATCATAGTGTTTACAACTAATCATAAAGATAAGCTAGATCCAGCTTTATTGCGCCCTGGTCGTATGGATGTGCACATTTACATGTCGTATTGCACCCCGTGCGGTTTCAAATTGCTTGCTTCCAATTACCTTGGAATCACAGATCATCCACTCTTCTTGGTTGTTGAGCAGCTGATGAAAGTCACAAAGGTGACTCCTGCAGAGGTAGGGGAGCAGTTATTGAAGAATGGTGAGCCTGAAACTGCACTAAAAGGCCTGATTGAGTTCCttgaggaaaaaaggaaaaatgtcgaatttgaaaatcataaaagtAATCAACAAGCACCTGAAGCTGCAGTTCCCCTTGAGCTTGAGGAAGAAGGTGGAAATGAGGGAGAGGCAAACGTAATCAGCCTTGAAGCAATCAAAGACCTGGTAAAGATGAATaaagtgtcttctgatgaagtTCAAGTGATCAAGAAGGATGAGGctgatattattttgagaggCTTGATTCAATTGCTTCTGGAGAAAAAGGAGACTCAAGTACTGAAAATAGACTCAGGATCTTCTGCTGAGAAACTCTCCCTGACCTGA
- the LOC140037827 gene encoding uncharacterized protein, with amino-acid sequence MDSVANDLTNITANINNISMLNDTNFKSWKENLLIVLGVMDLDLALRNDSSPPLTDQSTSDEKRNNERWERSNRLCLMIIKKAVPEAFRGTMSETTVTAKEFIQDIEKRFVQNEKTEVSTLLTCLVSMKYSGKGNIREYIMEMSHLTSKLNALKLKLSEELLVHLILISLPTQFSQFKVSYNCQKETWSLNELISHCVEEEERLKQE; translated from the exons ATGGATTCAG TTGCAAATGATCTTACAAATATTACTGCCAACATCAATAACATTTCAATGTTGAATGACACAAACTTCAAGTCttggaaagaaaacctcttGATAGTACTTGGAGTAATGGATCTCGACCTTGCGTTAAGGAATGATTCTTCCCCACCTCTTACAGATCAGAGTACCTCTgatgaaaagagaaataatGAGAGGTGGGAGAGATCAAATCGCTTGTGTCTGATGATCATTAAAAAGGCCGTTCCAGAAGCATTCAGGGGAACAATGTCAGAAACGACTGTAACCGCTAAAGAGTTCATTCAGGACATTGAAAAAAGGTTTGTCCAGAACGAAAAGACTGAAGTTAGTACGCTCTTGACATGCCTAGTTTCAATGAAATATAGTGGTAAAGGCAATATCAGAGAGTACATCATGGAGATGTCTCATCTTACTTCGAAATTGAATGCACTTAAGTTGAAACTCTCTGAAGAGTTATTAGTGCATTTGATTCTAATATCTCTTCCTACACAATTTAGCCAGTTTAAGGTGAGTTACAATTGTCAAAAGGAGACTTGGTCTCTAAATGAACTCATCTCACACTGTGTAGAGGAAGAGGAAAGGTTGAAGCAAGAGTAG
- the LOC140037826 gene encoding protein FAR1-RELATED SEQUENCE 5-like: protein MQMLEGHPWSTRDVGASAEGEESGNRLKIVHSTTNCRTERILGQGAVGDIVGQDGPNVNAAFHCIDDIDVGSMEFDSIEEAEAFYMMYARATDFGVRKGCKRKDKKGDVRVRSWLCNKEGERHEKHLNRGDRIREPKAVTRVNCQAHLKVRLHESKQKYVVVQFVSGHCHRFCSPESVSFMRSHRKVGKSDLQQAVLMQQAGIRTSHIMRLLVVQAGGYRNLGFHETDMYNALNRQRQVAVGDGDSDSALAFLLGKQRGDPNLFFKYSVDGHGRLNRLLWADSVCRDDYRCFGNVLVFDSTYNTNQYKFPLVVLCGVNNHYSTCIFACAFIVHEGDEGYDWVIITFLEAMNGRKPIAVVTDGDKSMRKCIKKFMPTAKHRLCSFHLEMNAATNVRDKEFLQAFKTYMFMNSTTINFETRWAGVVRRFRLENNEWVKKMYRKRELWAMAFLRGNFFGGVRSTQRCEKMHQVLKLHLTPKLKFFDCLQTYDLAVGRLRHEERRQRAVTEHTTLLGATQLQALEKHAAEVFTRSTFVVVRKEMKKQWLFCRINGTDDGINAVHFMKHPYNYSYYTVVYNRSTRHMKCSCLKMETHGLPCCHMFRAILFEELKRIPPNCIMKRWTRQAKERVINDEGAETSSSHLTEMSRYSMLLSAANDVCRNACKKSDGFRNALALFQNESVGTEKCKARGKEARLWSCATNE from the coding sequence ATGCAAATGCTGGAAGGGCATCCATGGAGCACACGGGATGTTGGTGCGAGTGCCGAAGGTGAAGAAAGTGGCAACAGATTAAAAATTGTCCATTCAACAACCAACTGCAGAACAGAACGGATTTTAGGGCAGGGTGCTGTAGGGGACATTGTTGGTCAAGACGGGCCAAATGTAAACGCTGCATTCCACTGTATTGATGATATAGATGTAGGTAGCATGGAGTTTGACAGCATTGAAGAGGCAGAAGCATTCTATATGATGTACGCAAGAGCAACCGATTTTGGGGTACGAAAAGGGTgcaagagaaaagataagaaaggtGATGTCCGAGTGAGATCATGGCTTTGCAATAAGGAAGGCGAAAGACATGAAAAGCACCTGAACAGAGGCGATCGAATAAGGGAACCGAAGGCAGTAACAAGAGTGAACTGTCAAGCACATTTGAAGGTTCGATTACACGAGTCGAAACAAAAGTACGTTGTTGTACAATTTGTTAGTGGACATTGCCATCGTTTTTGCAGTCCTGAAAGTGTTAGTTTCATGAGGTCGCATAGAAAGGTTGGGAAGTCGGACCTGCAACAGGCAGTACTTATGCAACAAGCAGGAATAAGAACAAGTCACATTATGAGACTACTAGTTGTACAGGCTGGCGGATACCGCAACCTGGGTTTCCATGAAACAGATATGTACAATGCGCTGAATCGGCAGAGGCAGGTAGCAGTTGGTGATGGGGACAGCGATTCGGCACTTGCATTCTTGTTAGGCAAGCAACGAGGTGATccgaatttatttttcaaatattctGTAGATGGCCATGGCCGCCTGAATCGCTTGCTTTGGGCTGATTCCGTGTGTAGAGACGACTATAGATGTTTTGGGAATGTGCTAGTGTTCGACAGCACGTATAATACGAACCAGTACAAATTTCCATTGGTTGTGTTGTGTGGGGTTAACAATCACTACTCGACATGTATCTTTGCGTGTGCTTTTATCGTTCACGAAGGAGAtgagggatatgattgggttataattacattcttaGAAGCAATGAATGGGAGGAAACCAATAGCAGTGGTGACAGATGGGGACAAGTCCATGCGAAAGTGCATTAAAAAATTCATGCCCACAGCTAAGCACAGACTTTGCAGCTTCCATTTGGAAATGAATGCTGCTACAAATGTAAGGGACAAAGAGTTCTTGCAGGCATTCAAGACCTACATGTTTATGAATTCTACAACAATTAATTTTGAAACGAGGTGGGCAGGGGTTGTCAGACGTTTTCGGCTTGAAAATAACGAATGGGTTAAGAAGATGTACCGCAAGAGGGAGCTCTGGGCTATGGCTTTCCTGAGAGGCAACTTTTTTGGAGGAGTGCGGAGTACCCAAAGGTGCGAGAAAATGCATCAGGTCTTAAAATTACATCTGACCCCCAAGTTGAAGTTTTTTGACTGCCTTCAAACATATGACTTGGCGGTGGGCCGCTTGCGACATGAAGAGAGGCGTCAACGGGCTGTCACAGAGCACACTACCCTTCTCGGTGCGACACAGCTACAGGCGCTGGAAAAACATGCTGCTGAAGTGTTTACTAGGTCCACTTTCGTTGTGGTACGGAAGGAAATGAAGAAGCAGTGGCTATTTTGTAGGATTAATGGCACGGATGATGGAATAAATGCTGTGCACTTCATGAAGCATCCGTACAATTACTCGTACTACACTGTGGTGTATAACAGGTCCACGCGACATATGAAGTGCTCGTGCCTGAAAATGGAAACACACGGCCTGCCTTGTTGTCACATGTTTCGTGCAATACTATTTGAGGAACTGAAAAGGATCCCTCCAAACTGCATCATGAAGAGGTGGACTCGACAGGCAAAGGAACGCGTAATAAATGACGAGGGGGCTGAAACAAGCAGCTCACACCTCACAGAGATGTCCAGATACTCTATGTTGCTTTCGGCAGCAAATGATGTATGTAGGAATGCGTGCAAGAAGTCGGATGGATTCAGAAATGCATTGGCACTGTTTCAGAATGAGTCAGTTGGAACTGAGAAGTGCAAGGCAAGAGGCAAAGAGGCCAGGCTGTGGAGCTGTGCAACCAACGAATGA